One Verrucomicrobiota bacterium DNA window includes the following coding sequences:
- a CDS encoding DNA gyrase subunit B has translation MAEKTDAVIDETVSSNKKIEGSYDADKLGQLKGLEAVRKKPGMYIGGTDERALHHCVSEVLDNSIDEHLAGHGSLVEVTVHVDGSISIRDFGRGIPVDVNKDSGLPGVELVLTTLHSGGKYGQGGYKFTGGTHGVGAKCVNAVSEWFEVEVSRDGKVYHMGFERGITMKKLEVIGKSKNTGTLITFMPDTEIFRETTVFKSEIVTKRLRELAFLNKGLEIVYLDEREGGGEAQTFFFKDGVVEFVKQLNESKVALYPKPIVIRKESKTLNSEKEVEIHFEGVIQYNDSYNEQVLCFTNTIHNPDGGTHLSGFRTALTRSINQYAKSNNLIKEKDPSISGDDVREGLTAVISILHSDPKFESQTKVKLLSPEVESVVTTSTYEGLMSFFDENPPIAKKIIEKSLTAARAREAARKAREAVRKTAMSGGGLPGKLADCSDRSPENCELYIVEGDSAGGSAKQGRDRRYQAILPIKGKILNVEKARLDKVLQNDEIRTMITAIGTGIGDGEGEGAFDISRLRYHKIIIMTDADVDGSHIRTLLLTFFYRQMPQLVAKGFVYAAQPPLYYIKRKKREEYVDDDAKLNKILIQLGVEEIRLKNMADGKEIPAKQVEEMLVLLETLDKYSRAIGRHGGDFESYLNARDHKTNDLPKHLLRIREGNDETVHYFLSDETLAQFALDNPDLSISARPASDEEEKQEKAEKGAISRRCIHVALTESKAIKDLLEKLSKKGLELDHYSAQDKPLFEVTEGTGEKEKVHPIFSIPGILEKIMEIGRQGVQIKRFKGLGEMNPKELFSTTMDPVKRKLLRININDQTHADEMFTKLMGDVVEPRRQFIQDNALNVRNLDA, from the coding sequence ATGGCTGAAAAGACTGACGCAGTAATTGACGAAACGGTATCAAGCAATAAAAAAATCGAAGGCTCATACGATGCGGATAAGCTAGGCCAGCTCAAGGGGTTGGAGGCAGTCCGGAAAAAACCCGGGATGTACATCGGCGGGACAGATGAGAGAGCCCTTCACCACTGCGTTTCAGAAGTTTTAGATAATTCCATTGACGAGCACCTCGCTGGACACGGTTCCCTTGTCGAGGTGACAGTCCACGTGGACGGTTCCATCTCCATCCGCGACTTTGGTCGTGGTATCCCAGTGGATGTCAATAAGGATAGTGGATTACCCGGGGTCGAGCTGGTCCTGACGACACTGCACTCAGGGGGTAAATATGGACAGGGCGGTTATAAATTCACCGGGGGAACCCACGGGGTCGGTGCAAAATGCGTGAATGCCGTTTCCGAGTGGTTCGAGGTCGAGGTCTCCCGTGACGGAAAAGTTTATCACATGGGTTTTGAACGCGGGATAACCATGAAAAAACTCGAGGTAATCGGAAAATCGAAAAATACGGGGACCCTGATTACATTCATGCCGGATACGGAGATTTTCCGTGAAACAACTGTTTTTAAATCTGAGATCGTGACCAAACGCCTCAGGGAACTTGCTTTCCTGAATAAGGGCTTAGAAATCGTCTATTTGGACGAGCGCGAAGGCGGCGGTGAAGCCCAGACATTTTTCTTTAAGGACGGCGTTGTGGAATTCGTCAAGCAGCTCAACGAAAGCAAAGTCGCCCTGTATCCAAAGCCGATTGTCATTCGTAAGGAGTCCAAGACCCTGAATTCCGAAAAGGAAGTCGAAATCCATTTCGAAGGAGTGATCCAATATAACGATAGTTATAATGAACAGGTGCTTTGTTTCACGAATACAATTCATAATCCCGACGGGGGCACCCACCTTTCTGGATTCCGCACAGCGTTGACACGTTCGATTAACCAATACGCAAAGTCTAATAATCTGATCAAAGAAAAAGACCCGAGTATATCTGGCGATGATGTCCGCGAAGGACTCACGGCTGTCATCTCGATCTTGCATAGTGATCCCAAATTCGAATCCCAGACAAAGGTCAAACTCCTTTCCCCCGAGGTGGAGAGTGTCGTGACTACATCGACCTATGAAGGGTTAATGAGCTTTTTCGATGAGAATCCCCCGATTGCCAAAAAGATCATCGAGAAATCCCTCACCGCTGCGCGTGCCCGCGAGGCCGCCCGGAAAGCCCGTGAGGCTGTCCGTAAGACGGCGATGAGTGGAGGAGGCCTCCCCGGTAAACTCGCCGACTGCTCCGACCGTAGTCCCGAGAATTGCGAGCTCTACATTGTCGAAGGTGACTCCGCCGGTGGCTCAGCTAAACAAGGTCGCGACCGCCGTTATCAGGCGATCCTCCCGATCAAGGGGAAAATCCTTAATGTCGAAAAAGCGCGCCTGGATAAAGTCCTCCAGAATGACGAAATCCGCACGATGATAACGGCTATCGGTACCGGAATCGGTGATGGTGAAGGAGAGGGGGCCTTTGACATCAGCCGGCTTCGTTACCATAAGATTATTATCATGACCGATGCCGACGTGGACGGTTCACACATCCGCACATTATTGCTGACATTTTTCTATCGTCAGATGCCTCAGCTAGTGGCGAAGGGATTTGTCTATGCGGCGCAACCCCCTCTTTATTATATCAAACGCAAAAAGCGTGAGGAATATGTCGATGACGATGCGAAGCTCAATAAAATCCTGATCCAGCTCGGTGTGGAGGAAATCCGCCTGAAAAATATGGCTGATGGAAAAGAAATCCCCGCCAAACAAGTCGAAGAAATGCTGGTCCTCCTAGAGACACTGGATAAATACAGCCGTGCAATCGGCCGTCACGGCGGTGACTTTGAGTCTTATCTAAATGCCCGTGACCACAAGACCAATGATTTGCCGAAACATTTGCTGCGTATCCGTGAGGGCAATGATGAGACGGTTCATTATTTCCTTTCAGATGAAACACTCGCGCAATTTGCTTTGGACAATCCTGACCTGAGCATTTCTGCACGTCCGGCCTCAGACGAGGAAGAAAAACAAGAGAAAGCCGAAAAAGGTGCGATCAGCCGCCGGTGTATCCATGTCGCATTGACGGAAAGTAAGGCGATCAAGGATCTCTTAGAGAAACTCTCCAAAAAAGGTCTAGAGCTTGACCATTACTCCGCCCAGGACAAGCCTCTCTTTGAAGTCACAGAAGGCACCGGTGAAAAAGAAAAAGTTCACCCGATCTTCTCCATACCGGGTATCCTCGAAAAAATCATGGAAATCGGTCGCCAAGGAGTCCAGATCAAACGATTCAAAGGTCTCGGAGAAATGAATCCGAAAGAGCTTTTTAGCACAACGATGGATCCAGTGAAACGCAAATTGCTCAGGATCAATATTAATGATCAGACACACGCAGATGAGATGTTCACGAAGCTCATGGGCGATGTCGTCGAGCCTCGCCGCCAATTCATCCAGGACAATGCATTGAATGTCCGAAATCTGGATGCTTAA
- a CDS encoding type II toxin-antitoxin system RelE/ParE family toxin, which yields MASYRLEWRRSTKKDLRRITPADIPKIISAAERLAEDPFPPAHIKLSGSERSYRIRVGDYRILYDVHSGRLIIEVIRVGHRKNVYENLSRTSR from the coding sequence ATGGCCTCATACCGGCTTGAATGGCGGCGATCCACAAAGAAGGATTTACGCAGAATTACTCCAGCCGATATTCCCAAGATTATCTCTGCGGCTGAGCGCCTTGCGGAAGACCCATTTCCTCCTGCTCACATCAAGCTCTCGGGAAGCGAACGAAGCTACAGGATTCGGGTCGGAGACTACCGCATACTTTATGACGTTCATTCAGGACGGCTCATCATCGAAGTTATCAGGGTTGGTCACCGGAAAAATGTTTACGAAAATTTAAGCCGAACCAGTCGCTGA